The following nucleotide sequence is from Mangifera indica cultivar Alphonso chromosome 1, CATAS_Mindica_2.1, whole genome shotgun sequence.
AAAGTAACCATATATCTTAGATTAGTTGAATACTCCAGATATCTGATTTGTCATAAATGTAAATTTGCAGCTCTGTTTCAGTCGCCAATTCTGGACTTCTATACATCAGGCTGACTATATGGCTTTGCGCTTGGGCTTCATCACTGTAAGTTGTATCTGGTTTAAATGGCGggttctcttttttctttttgtcaagATCTGGTGTATCTTTAAGACTTTCTGAGTGTAATGCAACTGATAGGAAGCATAGTCCTCCAATTTGGGAGGGCTATCGCTGGGACTTGTGTAAAACTAAATTTGCAATTTCTAAGATCTGACTGATCCTGCCTTTTTATGTTTGTAGACTCATCAACTTCCTTTGACATATGATTTCCATAAGTATATGCTTCGAAGCATGGAAGAAGAGTTTCGTGATATTGTTGGCattaggtattattttttatccatttttcaTTGTTAGTATTGTTTTCCTCTGTTTATTTTCCACTGCAGCACTAACATTGACTAGTATATCAACTATAAAACTTCATTGAAATGATACTCAAGAATGCATATTTGTTTTGAACACTCCAAGATTTATGAGCATGAAAATTGTTTCCTTGAATGCCTTGCTCCAAGAATTCTATCCTATTAATTAATGGCAAATTGGTATGAAATTGAGGCATTGCTTTTCCAGTAAATTATTGACTCTTGATTTGGACTTACTTTTGCAGTTTTCCGCTCTGGATTTATGCTGTGTTTTGCATCTTTCTGGATTTTCATGGTAATTCTCTGTGCTGATTAACTAGTAGTCCAGGAGATATTGTTGAAATGAACCACATTAAACAGTCACCAATTTTAAGGTGCTTGAAGTCTGGAGATGCAAGCAAGCAAGAAAGCATCCCTTCAgcattaaattttagaaattttccTATTTGTTCTTGGTCAACGAATTCCCTGAGCATGAATTTTTTGCTTTCATCCAGGAACTAATGCTTACCTTTGGCTTTCATTCCTCCCTGCAATTGTAAGGCCATCTCCTTAGCTTCTTCAAGCTATGATTTAAATTACAGCTATACTAATCTTCTCTCTCTCACCCTCTTTCTGAATTTGTGTATTACATTTTATGTGCTCAAAAGTTGATACTGCTGATTGGCACAAAATTGCACCGTGTGGTGGTAAAGTTGGCTGTTGAAATCACAGATAAATGCCCTTTGGAGGAAAATAATCAGATTAACCTTAGAGATGATCTCTTCTGGTTTGGGAAGCCGAAAATTCTGTTGCGCTTGATACAACTAATATCATTCCAGGTGAGCGAGGCATCAACTTCCATTGTTGCTTCGATATTCAGTCATGAAATTGACTCGATTTTGATAGTGTGGATTGGCATTTGATGTTTGCAGAATGCATTTGAGATGGCAACATTTCTTTGGTCCCTGGTAAGATTTTTGTGCAATACTGAGtgtaacatttttcttttttgtaaggGTAAGGTATTTCTGATGCTCTCAATCTGGTTTATGAAACTAAGTAGTTCATCACACTAGTTCATGATGTTAAACAATTTTGTTTCCAGTGGGAAATCAATGAACCTTCTTGTTTCATGGAGTACCGTAAATTTGCCGTGATTCGCTTGGCATTCGGGTATTTTAtatcacttttaaaattttttaatatctatatGTCAATATTACATGATTGTCATTTTATTGTATTACACATTGATCATGTATGGCATAAAAAATTTCTGCTTGTTGATTTATGCAGTGTTGTCACCCAGTGCTGGTGTAGCTTCATTACATTCCCTCTTTATGTTATCATTACACAGGTTTAGCTTTTCCTTCAACTCGGAATCACTTCCTCTCTCTGTCTTCCTAATTCCATGACTTATTGATTGGCTTGGTGGTTGTAGATGGGTTCCAGGTTGAAGAAATCAGTTGTTCCTGAACACGTGAGGCAGTCACTCTCTAGATGGCGAGTAAAGGCAAAGCAAGGTTCTTCAGTTACACTCACGAATGCAACATCTATCACGTCGCTCGATTCCTTGATCGATGACACGAACAAAGATGATGACTTCCCAGCACAAAGCAGCATGGAAGGAAGCTCTTCAACATACAAAGATAGAGTTCTACAGCTAGACACCTCAGAAGCGGAAGGTCCAATATTTGAAATATCACCGTACAATGGCAACTTGGAGGTTCCATGATCACCGGATTGCTAGTAATGAAATCAGAGAAGGGTAATTACTACATCAAACACAACAATTTCAATGGATACAAACATCGTATGGTATGTCTTGCCTGTAATAAGTTTAGTAACTACATGTCGTTTACCTTATAAGCTTATAAATATAATGTCTTTTACATTACTAAGATGTGGGTGACATGTCGTTGAAGCAAAAAGTATATATCTGCCATGCCTAGCTAATAAATACGGGAACAGAAAAAACTGTATACGAATTATGCAGGTATCATatgatgaataataaaaaatatgtttataaaaaaatgttacttaAATTTGCATATGAAAAAAGTATGAAATGTGTATATACAGGTTTAATATAACACATCGTTAATAATACGTTTCTAAAAATACGAtgatatcataataattttactacTTTTTAcgaatttcttattaaaaatcaatataataatttcaatataaaatattaaactaattattaaatttaatataatataatatctaattaaaattttttgtacaaTAAAAAAGTATcaattagtttgaaaaaataaattaattaattaatttagatttagaGTTCAGATCAAAGTAAATGTTTGTATAAGCCATAAGAGAGGAAAGCagcaaattaagaaaaaaatgttatttttttcttataacagtaacatttttctaaataattgaaaataaaacagataattttatattttaaatttaataaaaaatttaaaaatatgataaatataaaatatgatatataatttttatttaataaaaaatataagatatatatttaatatattttaaatttaaacattattttaaatatatttaatatacatataatgcgCGTATTTACTTCCTGCATGTCAGGTCATATTTCTAGCAATAACGTTATGGCTATGGGATGGGATTTAGATAGACCCCACGAGCTTGATGAATTAATACCTGTGGTGTCAGTTTGAGAAATTGGATCAGAACTGTCATTCTGTCTGGTTGGAAAAATTACGAAAGATGAAGAGACGATTAACCTTCGCCAAAACAAGACATCACCCCTAAGTCACCAGCAACCTTAAACATCACCTCCCAATTGCCTGACTACGTCTTGCCACTTCCTTCTGACCTTGGATGCCTTAAAGCTCTGCTTGTGACGGGTGTGAACGATTCGGTTTTGTACAgtgttagatatttttttaaccaaattaaaaaaataatttaaaattttttaaatcaaattaaattattttaaatttaaattacatctaattaaattataaaattacaattttatttagtttatattatagtttgaattaatttaaaaattattcaattccaAATATTTCATActtaagtaataataatttaattatagttatttaagacataaaataaatatataaactgaacataaaatacatatataataaacatataaaaaaataacaaaataaatataaaaaataagtaatacaCTTAATTGCTCGTTAAAAAAAATCTGTCAAATTGTTTCCTAACAACTCGTCATTCAACTGATAGTGAACAAAGTTAAGTGGgaaataaattttgttcatATTCATTGCTATAAcgatatatacatacatatacatatatatatatatatatatatatatatatatatatatatatatatatatatatatataaattgagaatcttatattagaaaagcaaaatatttgattttttatgattatgatcGTATAATCAAATCTTACCATATTTACATCCCTATAATCTACTCatacatgataatatatgatttacatATTCTGTAACAGATAAAAAGATATATACCCATGTggcacacacacatacacatatatataacataaaaaagaatattaaatgaaaattatatcacaaattatatgcatacatgtacttttaaaaattatgatttatggTTTAACTTGGTCTAGAAATTGTCCAATCTGTAATTTAAATCATGaacctattttttaaaattttttaatcaaaactaaactattttataaattaaatcaaactataatttttaaataattttattttattttataatttaaactaaattatgtaaACCTCTAATTTGAGGTCTCACAAATGCGTGGAAATGGTTTGAAATCCTTTTGATAGCTTTGAATATCCAAGTAAAATGACTTTTGgtcaaactttttatatttagttttggtATATGTAGATGGGTTGAACTCGGCTCGGATTTGCATTAGATGTTTAGCTCACCTCCTCTAAATAACGCCatcccttttaatttttttttaataatgagagTTGtatttgatttcctttattcGGATTCAGGTTTAgattcatttttccttttactcTCTAACTTATATGCAGATTGATGTTCATTTATCTTATATTCGTATGCCGATTTGTTCGAGTAAAACtcttttcaaattcaaacaaacttatTTCGAATCTAATCCTACCTATTTATCCCCTCCTtgttaattagaaaattaaattttactgtgTATAATAATTTCTCGATTAATTATCTGATACTTGTTAGAGTAAAAAAATCAGTGTATTTTCATCCCCATCTTACCCAACACCTGATCATGATTGTGTGACTGATGGTAAGATATGGACcacacaaaaacaataaaattgattttccaataaagttaaaaaagtcCACGTCCCGAGCATCGGCCGGCCACCTTATAAGTAAAAAACTACGCTGCTTGTCACAACTGAACTTTTACATTGTCCATATCTTacagtaatatatatatatatatatatatatatatatatatatatatatatatatattaagaggCTACAACAACCATGCTAACAAATTTTAAGTTTGTGTAAAAATGGTGGAACTTAGCTTAGCTGCAGTTTTGGTGTGTGCCTTGTGCCTGTTATACAGAGTTGATGGCGGATATGTTAAGTACAACACAGGAGCTGGCGTTGTACCAGGCAAACTCAATGTTCATCTGGTTGCGCATTCGCATGATGATGTTGGATGGTTGAAGACGATTGATCAGTACTTTGTTGGATCCAATAACAGCATTCAGGTTCTTATTCTTACTGTTTCATTGCAGAATTTCATGAGATTTGGTATTctgaaaatgttgtttttgtgcAGGGTGCTTGTGTCGAGAATGTGCTGGACTCAGTTGTGGTAGCCTTGCTTCGAGATCCAAACAGGAAATTTGTTTTCGCTGAAACGGtaatttttgttgattcttTCCTTAATGATGGAAAACCATGAATATCCAGTTCCAAATCAGTCTCTCTTAGAGAAATTAAGAAACATTTAGCAACTAAtgcttttcttttgttaatttgttttcgATGGCTTGATTTCagattaaacaatttaatttgatatgaacTATAGGCTTTTCTTTATCGATGGTGGGTATATCAAAGTCTAGAAATACAAGAAGACGTGAGAAAACTTGTAGATGGCGGCCGATTGGAATTCGTGTATGCAAGTTATTAGCAGCCAGTGTTTTTGCGTTTAATTTTGAACGAATGAGAAATCTCTTTTTCTTGCCTATCTGCAGAAATGGCGGTTGGTGTATGCATGACGAAGCAACAACCCATTTTATAGACATGATTGACCAAACAACACTTGGTCATCGTTTTATAAAAGACCAGTTTAACTACACTCCTCGTGCTGGATGGCAAATCGATCCCTTTGGACATTCTGCTGTGCAAGCTTACCTACTTGGAGATGaggtacataattttatttatgatctCTGTTTTCTCAATTTCATAGCAAAATTTTCTGCGGAATATAATTGAACACTTCGTTGTCATTGTGTAATTAGTGGTTCTGCCTAATGGGATATGtgttaatgaattaaaatttacgTCATAGGTGGGGTTTGATTCTGTGCATTTTGCAAGAATTGATTATCAAGACAGAGCAAAGCGCAAGGCTGAAAAATCTCTTGAAGTTATTTGGCAAGGTTCCAAGACTTTTGGCTCTTCATCTCAGGTCCCAAACTGCAAATTTACTTTGCTAGTACTTTCTTTAAAGAGAAATGCCGTGTTCACTTGTTAATTGTCTCTTATTCTCCACAGATTTTTACCAATGCCTTTCCAGTTCATTACAGTCCCCCCGTTGGTTTCCAGTTTGAAGTAAATGATCATTTTGTGCCTCTCCAGGTTCTAATGTTCAACAAAAGAACTCTGCCTAAATCTTATCAGATGATGTTTGTTTTGAGTGCGTCTCCTTATCTGTTACATGTTATGACTGCAGGATAATCCCCTACTGGAGGACTACAATGTTGATGAACGtgttaatgattttattgaGGCTGCTTTAAGCCAAGTAAAtccttcttcctcatctttgtTTTCGTTATCTCTCGCCAGCGGGCTTTGCATATTCACATTGCTTTTGAGAATTCACCACACTAAATATCTTCTTGTACAAGTTAACAGAAATATTTA
It contains:
- the LOC123221786 gene encoding MLO-like protein 4, which produces MVEQGRSLAETPNWAVATVITFMVTLGFFFHTILKQFGKWLDKTKRKSLLAALNKIKDELMLFGLLSLLMGHWIVYVAKICVKSSALSSKFFPCEVKRYLRSVQSISVSSLDYLNTTLSREQLNTRQHQYCPEGRESFASYESLEQLHRFIFVLGVTHVSYSFVAIALGMIKIYSWRRWENQAKTMAIQSIQDSSEAASSSRKFKRLYTFIFHHTSHPWSRHGILVWLLCFSRQFWTSIHQADYMALRLGFITTHQLPLTYDFHKYMLRSMEEEFRDIVGISFPLWIYAVFCIFLDFHGTNAYLWLSFLPAILILLIGTKLHRVVVKLAVEITDKCPLEENNQINLRDDLFWFGKPKILLRLIQLISFQNAFEMATFLWSLWEINEPSCFMEYRKFAVIRLAFGVVTQCWCSFITFPLYVIITQMGSRLKKSVVPEHVRQSLSRWRVKAKQGSSVTLTNATSITSLDSLIDDTNKDDDFPAQSSMEGSSSTYKDRVLQLDTSEAEGPIFEISPYNGNLEVP